TGGGCCCCTGCCCGGACCTCCCGGGCCCGGGGACGGGCGGTGAACCGTCTGGCCTAATACCGCAGCCCCGGGAAGCGGCACCCGGCACAGAGTGGACACGCTGCCCGTACTCGCTGCCCCACCTTCCCCGGGAGAGTCCATGACCCCCTGCCTGAGCCCCCGCCGTGACCTCGGTCTGCTCGCCCTGCGTGTGGGCACCGGAGCGGCGCTCACCGCGCACGGCACGCAGAAGCTGTTCGGCTGGTTCGGCGGAGGCGGGGTGAAGGGAACCGGCGCGGCCATGGAGTCCATGGGGTTCACGCCGGGCAGGCAGAGCGCGGTCGCCGCCGGGCTCGGCGAGGCGGGCGGCGGCGTACTCCTCGCGCTCGGTCTCGCGACCCCGGCGGCGGGCGCCGCCGCTGCGGGCGCCATGGCCGGAGCGGTGGCCGTGCACGCCCCCGCCGGGTTCTTCGCACAGTCGGGCGGCTACGAGTACCCCGCCTTCCTCGGCTTCACCGCTGCGGCGATCGGGCTCGCGGGGCCCGGCAGGCTCTCACTCGACCACGCCAGCGGCCACCGCTTCGACCAGCCCTGGACGGTGGCGGTCGCCTTCGTGGCCAGCGCGGTCGCGGCGACGGTGGTGGTCGGCAGGAGGCAGAGGCGTACGGGGGGTGAGAGCGGGGGATCGGCCAGGAGTGAGGACGGCGGGGCCGACGCGCACTGACGCAATTGTCCGACGGCCGGTACTTCTCTCCAAGTTCCGTCCATCGCACCCTGGCTGACGCAGCGTCTGACGTGCTTCGATGCACCTCTGTGGCTGATGCGACATCAGGGAGACGAGTTGCGCATGGACCGACGAGGGTTCCTCAAGGGCACGGTCGCCCTCTCCGCCGCCGGGCTCCTGGCCCACGCGGGTGCGGCACCTGCCCACGCCGACGTACGGGCCCGTGGGACCCGCTTGCCCGCCGGGGCCCGTGTCCTCGGAACGCAGGACTGGATGGCCGGACTCGATTCCGCCCGGTCGCTGCGCACGCTGACGGTTCCCGGCACGCACGACTCGGGCGCGCGGTTCGGCGGGCTGTGGGTGGAGTGCCAGAACACCACCATCGCCCAGCAGTTGACCTCGGGGATACGTTTCCTGGACATCCGGTGCAGGGCCTTCGAAGGGTCGTTCACGATCCATCACGGCGCGTTCTACCAGCGCCTCAACTTCGACGACGTACTGACCGCCTGCCGTGACTTCCTCACCGCGCACCCCTCGGAGACGGTGCTGATGCGGGTGAAGCAGGAGTACTCGGAAGTCTCGGACGCGGCGTTCGGGGAACGGTTCACGGACTACCTCGACCGCAGGGGCTGGCGCTCCCTCTTCCTGATCGCCGACTCGCTGCCCTCGCTGGGGCAGGCGCGCGGCCGTGTCGTCCTGCTCGCGGACAACGGAGGGCTGCCGGGTGGACTCCGCTGGGGCGACTCCTCGGTCTTCGACATCCAGGACGACTACCAGGCGGAACCGTTCGCCAAGTACCCCAAGATCGAGGCCCAGTTCAGGAAGGCCGCCGCCCAGCCGGGCAAGCAGTACATCAACTTCGTGAGCACGGCCGCAGGTCTGCCGCCCCGCTGGAACGCCGACCGCCTGAACCCGAAGGTGCACGCCCTGGTGGACAGCCCGGAAGCCGAGAGCTGGCGGGGCCTGGGCATCGTGGTGCTGGACTACTCCCAGACCAGGGCGGGCCTGGTGGAGTCACTGATCCGGCACAACTGACGTCGGTAGCGCACCTCCGAGGACTTCAGTCGTCACGTCCCCAGTCCGTCATGTCCGCACCCAGCAGGTGGTCACCTCGGTCAGGCCACGCTGCCATGCCTGGGCGCGGGCGGCACGACGGTCCTTGATCTCCATCTCGACCGCCGAGCCGTCGTCCACTCGTCCATCGGAACGGTCGTCGTCACGGGCAGGTCGCCGCTCTTCGCCGGACTGATGCCGGTGTGTCCGCGACCCGGCGACCGACAACCTGCCCGCCGCACTGGAGACCACCGGCCGGCTCCCTGAGGACAAAGCCGCCCAACTCCTGTACGCGGCAGGGGAGTCCTACGCCCAGGGCCTCTCCTGGATCGCGACGGCCGCCGTTCCCGCGATGCTCGCCCCGGCCGCCACGGCGACACCGCTGCTCCGTACTTCCGGCAGGCGCGGAGCCGCCGGTACGGCCTACGAGGGCCCGGACGGAACGGGAGCACGGACACCGCCCGCGTCCACGTCCGCCGCTGCACCCTGACCGACCTCGCCACTCCGCGACGAGGGGGGACACGTTCTCGGAGGCGGACGGTTCGTGGCCGGACAGTTCAGGGCGGCCGGACGCGTCGTGGGCGGACGTGTCGCGGCCGGACGCGTCGTGGCCGGTCGTGAGATACCGTGCCCGGCTGGCGCATCTACATCGACCTCGCCCCGGTGTGCGACGAGTATTCTCCGACATGCGAAGCTTCGGCATCAGTGCCTATACCGACTTCGCCCGATTCACCGCGGTGAAGCCGACGCCGACCCCGAAGCGCTCGGCAGTGACGCAGCGTTGGCCCCAGCCGCGGACGCCGGGCCAGACCACTCCGTGGCCGCGCCCGGCCGACGCCGAAGAACGGTGGTAACCCGGTCCGGGAAGGAATAACCGTGGCGGAAGCCTCCCGTCCGTAGCGCCTCCACGTCTACGGTGACCCGCATGACCATGGGGGACGAACTCTTTCTGCTCGCGGTGGGGACCGGTCGGCGGCATCCGCGGATCCGGTCGGATAACCGACTCCGGATCGCCCTGCGCGCCGCCGAGTTGGCCGAACTGTGCCTGGTCGGCCGGATCGCCCTCGGCGTCCGCCACATCGAGATCCTCGACTCCGGGCCCGTCGAGGACCGCCGCCTCAACAACGTCCTGCGCGATCTCGCCCGGACCGCCCCGCCGCCCTCCTTCCACGACTGGCTGCGCCTGACCCCGCAGTCCGTCGTCACCGAGTACTTCTCCCGGCTGGACGACCAGAAGGTGCTGAGGTCCCGCCGCCGTCGCGACCCGGCCGGGTACACCCGGCACGAGGTCGTCTCCGTCGACGCGGCCCGCAGGCAAGGCGTGCTGGACCGTCTCGACGCGGTGGCCCGCTCGGGGCCCGGGACGCCGCCCGCCGACCCGCGCGACCTCGCGCTGGCCGTGCTGGTGGGGGTGGCGGACATCGCCCCTGCCGTGTACCCCGGGGTGCGGGGCTCCTCGGCACGTCGTCGTCTGGCCGCCCTGACCACGAGCGAAGGCACGGCCCTTCTCGCCTCCGCGCAGGCCGTGGCTCCGCGCGCCGGAGGAAGTGCCGGGCTGCCTTCTGCCGTCCAGAGCGTCATGCCCGGCCGTCAGCTCGCGAAGCAGCTGACCAAGCTCTACTCCGACGTCACCACCGGCGACAGCGGGCTGGCCCACGGCCTGGACTCGGGCGGCTGGTCCGGCGGCGGCTCCGACGGCGGCAACGACTGACGCACGGTCCCGCCCCGTTCCGTGGCGGGACCGGCGCCCGGTTCAGCCCACCAGCGATCTTTCGGCGGTGCTCACGCCGAAGACCTTGACGGCCTGGTAGTAGGTCCAGGCCGTGGAGTCGCACGAGACCTTCTTCGCGCCCGAGTACGTGGAGCAGACCCGCTTGAGGTCGGCGTAGAAGGCATCGTCGAGCCGTGCCTTGTTGGCACTGAACGTCCCGGCCGCCTTGTAGTTGCGGTAGCCGAAGTCGTGCCGGGCGCACGAGTTCTGGAACGGGAAGCCGAACGGGTTGTCGGGCGAGGAAGAGCAGTAGTCGGTCGACCAGTCGAAGCCGTACGCCGACCAACTCCCCTGGTTGGCACGGGCCGAGGCCCAGGACTGGTAGCTGGACGCGCTGGTCTGCGTCCAACTGCTCAGCACCTGCGGCTTGTCCGCCGGGGCGGCGGAGGCCGGAGTGGCGAGGGCGAGCACTGCGGCGGCGGCAGTGGTGAGTCCGGCAGCAACAAGACGATGCATGGAGGTTGTCCGTTCGGCGGGCACCGGATCTGTACGGGTGCGGTGGGCCACAGCCTGCGAGGAACTGGCAGCGGTGAAGAGTTGATACCCAAAAGCATCACCGAGCCCACGGAGAACCCTCATGAACGGGGCCCGCCGCACCCCCCGGGTTCACCCTGCCGTAAGCCATGACGCGCTCAGCCCGAGCTCTTCGGGCGGCCGCTCTCCGCCCGGTGGAGCTGCGGACTGCCAGGCAACCCGGCCGCACCAGGCCCTAAGGTGGCGTACCAAGAATGGCATGCACATGCCTGACGCCTACGGTCTCCAGGGGGAACACCCGTGCGCACCCGTCTCCACCGTCAACTCCGGCTCCACCGGCGCCTGTCCACCTTCACCACCGCCCTCGCGGTCGCCGCCTCCGCGCTCGTCCTGGGGCCCGCCTCCCAGGCGGGCGCGGCGGGCGCGGCGGTTCCCGCCATGGGACCCGTCTTCAACCGGCCCACCGGCGACGCCGCCCAGCAGAACGCCATCCGCGACCGCGCCCGCGCGATGATCGCCTCGGCCGACAGCGGCTCGACGATCCGGATGACGCTTTACCACTTCTGGGACAGGACCGTCGCCCAGGAACTCGCCGCCGCCCACACCGTACGCGGCGTCAACGTCCAAGTCGTCCTCGGCGAGACGTCGTTCAGTACCCCGGACATCGACACCGTTCCGTACACCACGCTCAAGACGGCGCTCGGCACCGACATCAGCAAGCCGTCGTACGTGAAACTGTGCGCACAGGGCCGCTCCTGCCTCGGCCCGACCGCAGGAGCGGGCATCAACCACAACAAGTTCCTCCTCTTCAGCAGCCTCGGCGGCGGCACCGCCCAACAGGTCGTCCTCCAGACGACCTCCAACCTCACCCCCTCCAACTACTCCCGCTATTGGAACAGCGCGGTCGGCGTCGCGGGCAACACGGCCCTCTACACCGCGTACAGCGACTACTTCACCAAGCTCGGCAAGCAGGACCGCGCCAACTGGGACTACACGACCGCCAACGCGGGCGACTACAAGGCGTACTTCTTCCCCCGCGCGGGCACCACGAACGACAGCGACACCGTCATCAACACCCTCGACAACGTCGCCTGTACGTGGACCGACTCGACCGGCACCCACCGCACGGCCATCCGCGCCGCCATGCTCAAGATCACCCGGCAGGGCGTCGCCGACAAGCTGCGCGCCCTGGCCGCAGCCGGATGCACGGTCGACCTCGTCTACAGCGAGACCGACACCGGCACCTGGAACGCCCTGCACGGACAGCCCCGCCTGACCACCCGCTGCTACCAGGACGCCCGTGACGCGACGGACTCCCCGAACCGCATCGTCCACTCCAAGAACCTGATGATCGACGGCATGTACGCGGGCGCCCGCGAGAAGCTCGTCTTCACCGGCAGCCACAACTGGAGCGGTCCCGCCCTGCGCGACAACGACGAATCGATGGTCCGCATCACCTCGGACTCCGTCCACGACGCCTTCGTCACCAACTTCAACGACACCCGCACGGCGGCCTTCCCGGGCACGGCGGACGACGTGGCCGTCTGCCGATAGGCCCGTGACGGCGCGGAGGGGTCCGGAAGCCGCCCCTCCGCCAGTACGTCGACGACGGCGAGCCCGGCTGCGGGCCCGTGCGCCCTGCCCACCGCGACTACCCGGTTGAGGCGGCAGCGTTCACAGGCCGGGTCCTGTCACGGCCACCCAGCAGAGCGACCGTGCGGCAGCCGGGGCCCGTCCAGCACGGTCGCCCCCCGCCGCTCCACCGCACCCTGCGGCCGGTCGCGAGGGGCCGAGGCCGCCCGGGCGACCGCGACCGTCGGGGAGTACGCCCGCACAGGCGTCGGACGGCGGACCCCGCAAGCGACACCCGGCGAGAGGTCAGCTGTGATGACGGCGGCGCCACAGGACCGTGCCGCCGAGCAGTACGGCTGCCGAGAGGCCCGCCGCACCCGCGAGGAGTCCCGCGTCGGGACCGGTGTCGGGGGCGCCGGACGCGCCCGCGTTGACGGCGCCCCTCGGAACCGTGCGGCCGTCGACACGGATGGGCGTCACGGCGTGGTGCTTGCTCTGGTGCTGGTGCTGGTTCTTGTGCGCCTGGCGGTGGCCGGTGACGGTGTCGGCGATCCCGAACTTCACGGAGTCGATCTTCTGGCTGCCGACGTAACCGTCCACCCGGTAGTAGCCGGGCCGGGCGTTCGCGGCGACGGTGGCCGTACCGTGCCAGCCCGAGGAACCGGGCTCGGGAGAGAGGTCCACGGTGCCGCCGAAGGCGCCGGACTCGATGCGGGCGTCGCCCCGGAGGTCGCCGCTGTCGATGGTCACCTGGACCTTGTCGCCGGGCCTGGCCCCGTCCGTCGACAGGGTCAGGGAGGTCTGCTGAGGGG
This window of the Streptomyces sp. NBC_00237 genome carries:
- a CDS encoding phospholipase, with translation MHRLVAAGLTTAAAAVLALATPASAAPADKPQVLSSWTQTSASSYQSWASARANQGSWSAYGFDWSTDYCSSSPDNPFGFPFQNSCARHDFGYRNYKAAGTFSANKARLDDAFYADLKRVCSTYSGAKKVSCDSTAWTYYQAVKVFGVSTAERSLVG
- a CDS encoding phosphatidylinositol-specific phospholipase C codes for the protein MDRRGFLKGTVALSAAGLLAHAGAAPAHADVRARGTRLPAGARVLGTQDWMAGLDSARSLRTLTVPGTHDSGARFGGLWVECQNTTIAQQLTSGIRFLDIRCRAFEGSFTIHHGAFYQRLNFDDVLTACRDFLTAHPSETVLMRVKQEYSEVSDAAFGERFTDYLDRRGWRSLFLIADSLPSLGQARGRVVLLADNGGLPGGLRWGDSSVFDIQDDYQAEPFAKYPKIEAQFRKAAAQPGKQYINFVSTAAGLPPRWNADRLNPKVHALVDSPEAESWRGLGIVVLDYSQTRAGLVESLIRHN
- a CDS encoding DoxX family protein; the protein is MTPCLSPRRDLGLLALRVGTGAALTAHGTQKLFGWFGGGGVKGTGAAMESMGFTPGRQSAVAAGLGEAGGGVLLALGLATPAAGAAAAGAMAGAVAVHAPAGFFAQSGGYEYPAFLGFTAAAIGLAGPGRLSLDHASGHRFDQPWTVAVAFVASAVAATVVVGRRQRRTGGESGGSARSEDGGADAH
- a CDS encoding GPP34 family phosphoprotein — protein: MTMGDELFLLAVGTGRRHPRIRSDNRLRIALRAAELAELCLVGRIALGVRHIEILDSGPVEDRRLNNVLRDLARTAPPPSFHDWLRLTPQSVVTEYFSRLDDQKVLRSRRRRDPAGYTRHEVVSVDAARRQGVLDRLDAVARSGPGTPPADPRDLALAVLVGVADIAPAVYPGVRGSSARRRLAALTTSEGTALLASAQAVAPRAGGSAGLPSAVQSVMPGRQLAKQLTKLYSDVTTGDSGLAHGLDSGGWSGGGSDGGND
- a CDS encoding phospholipase D-like domain-containing protein; the protein is MRTRLHRQLRLHRRLSTFTTALAVAASALVLGPASQAGAAGAAVPAMGPVFNRPTGDAAQQNAIRDRARAMIASADSGSTIRMTLYHFWDRTVAQELAAAHTVRGVNVQVVLGETSFSTPDIDTVPYTTLKTALGTDISKPSYVKLCAQGRSCLGPTAGAGINHNKFLLFSSLGGGTAQQVVLQTTSNLTPSNYSRYWNSAVGVAGNTALYTAYSDYFTKLGKQDRANWDYTTANAGDYKAYFFPRAGTTNDSDTVINTLDNVACTWTDSTGTHRTAIRAAMLKITRQGVADKLRALAAAGCTVDLVYSETDTGTWNALHGQPRLTTRCYQDARDATDSPNRIVHSKNLMIDGMYAGAREKLVFTGSHNWSGPALRDNDESMVRITSDSVHDAFVTNFNDTRTAAFPGTADDVAVCR
- a CDS encoding LPXTG cell wall anchor domain-containing protein, with protein sequence MRKAFTASAVAVVTAAALAGPVAAFADAPSPSPAVTVSSQQGDDQQDGQSQQGQQGFASDKAQVSVQLSSPGDPAGFHAGETVSLTAKTSGNALGGVIAKSPAFGSTHLAPTDASGTTWTGTAVISQNAGIGTLPVRVVANFGDTGAETSATVLVNTETTPAPDPSPSPTPQQTSLTLSTDGARPGDKVQVTIDSGDLRGDARIESGAFGGTVDLSPEPGSSGWHGTATVAANARPGYYRVDGYVGSQKIDSVKFGIADTVTGHRQAHKNQHQHQSKHHAVTPIRVDGRTVPRGAVNAGASGAPDTGPDAGLLAGAAGLSAAVLLGGTVLWRRRHHS